The following are encoded in a window of Panicum virgatum strain AP13 chromosome 5N, P.virgatum_v5, whole genome shotgun sequence genomic DNA:
- the LOC120673542 gene encoding uricase-2-like, giving the protein MAGNFELQGRHGKSRVRVSRVWRRPAAAGGHVIVEWSVAVSVVSDCLPSYTSSDNSAIVATDSIKNTVYVKAKECTEVVSMEEFAVILGRHFTSLYPQVSEATVTIVERPWERVVVDGKPHSHGFKVGVEKHSTEVIVKKSGSLLINSGIQGYSLLKTTQSGFEGFVTDRYRLLPDTRERIVATEVTAWWRYPFEHVSQLLSKPFCFTQRYQDVKKVLSETFFGPPDVGVYSPSVQNTLYLMAKEVLTRFPDISSIQLRMPNLHFLPVNLGSKENPLVKFADDVYLPTDEPHGTIEATLSRPMSKL; this is encoded by the exons atggccgggAACTTCGAGCTCCAGGGCCGGCACGGCAAATCCCGCGTCCGCGTCTCCCGCGTctggcgccgccccgccgcggcgggggGCCACGTCATCGTCGAGTGGAGCGTCGCCGTCAGCGTCGTCTCCGACTGCCTCCCCTCCTACACCTCCAGCGACAACTCCGCCATCGTCGCCACCGATTCCATCAAGAACACC GTGTATGTCAAGGCGAAGGAGTGCACGGAAGTGGTGTCCATGGAGGAATTCGCGGTGATTCTTGGGAGGCATTTCACCTCCTTGTACCCTCAG GTCTCGGAGGCTACGGTGACCATCGTGGAGCGCCCATGGGAGCGTGTGGTTGTCGACGGAAAGCCTCATTCGCACG GGTTCAAAGTTGGCGTCGAGAAGCACAGCACAGAAGTCATTGTGAAAAAATCTGGAAGCCTGCTTATAAATTCTGGAATCCAAGGGTACTCGCTGCTAAAGACAACTCAG TCTGGTTTTGAAGGGTTTGTGACGGATCGCTATAGACTTCTGCCTGATACAAGAGAAAGGATAGTAGCAACAGAAGTAACTGCTTGGTGGAG GTATCCTTTTGAACATGTTTCGCAGCTCCTGTCAAAGCCTTTCTGCTTTACACAAAGATACCAGGATGTAAAGAAAGTTCTTTCAGAGACATTCTTTGGTCCCCCTGATGTTGGTGTGTATAGTCCATCTGTACAGAATACACTATACCTCATGGCCAAAGAAGTTCTTACGAG GTTCCCGGACATATCATCAATTCAGCTTAGAATGCCTAATCTTCACTTTCTGCCTGTCAACTTGGGGAGCAAAGAAAATCCATTGGTGAAG TTTGCTGACGATGTGTACTTGCCGACGGATGAACCACACGGAACTATTGAAGCAACTTTGAGCCGTCCCATGTCAAAGCTGTAA